In Flavobacterium gelatinilyticum, a genomic segment contains:
- a CDS encoding DUF1254 domain-containing protein yields MKKSLFVFSFVLLLTSCNQTPSANSGEKADIEGAVSAEFKPASIKEQIVYQRAIEALVWGIPAVNYDLMLQAMLGSTKGKQNEIIFWSKPVDWHNQTLTPNPDAIYFMFFFNTKDAGPIVIDVPAAKKGSFAANIDNIWQMPLEDAGPYGADKGAGGKYLILPPDYKENIPKGYIVLKADTYEGYGLFRSNLPSHSDADIVNAVNYGKQLKLYPLAKAKNPGQTKYTDVKDVLYNSVIPYNSRFFISLDRIVQSQPILVRDKAMIDKLKSIGIEKGKAYNPDARTTEILNAAAKSAHDYLEAMLEKGFPPINPDAKWAVPAMPELVKAGSSGYAESDIYPTDARALTYSIGYVGIKRLGTAQIYLIAGKDKEGRALDGDKTYMLHVPANVPTKQYWSATVYDRTTHCLIKNLPRASRASNATEIQKNTDGSVDIYFGPKSPAGKESNWIPTDPKGKFEVLFRIYGPEKPFFERVWKLGDIEEVK; encoded by the coding sequence ATGAAAAAAAGTCTTTTTGTCTTTTCATTTGTCCTGCTATTGACGTCATGCAACCAAACACCATCAGCAAATTCCGGTGAGAAAGCCGATATTGAGGGTGCTGTTTCGGCAGAATTCAAACCTGCCAGCATCAAGGAACAGATTGTTTACCAGCGCGCAATCGAAGCTTTAGTATGGGGGATACCTGCCGTTAATTATGACCTTATGCTTCAGGCAATGCTGGGCAGCACCAAAGGGAAACAAAATGAGATCATATTTTGGTCAAAACCCGTAGACTGGCATAATCAGACATTAACGCCAAATCCCGACGCGATTTACTTTATGTTTTTTTTCAACACAAAGGATGCCGGGCCAATAGTCATAGATGTCCCTGCGGCAAAAAAAGGCTCCTTTGCCGCCAATATTGACAATATCTGGCAGATGCCCCTTGAAGATGCAGGACCTTACGGGGCAGACAAGGGCGCAGGCGGCAAATATCTGATACTGCCGCCTGACTATAAGGAAAATATTCCTAAAGGATACATTGTACTGAAAGCCGATACCTATGAGGGGTATGGATTGTTCCGCTCCAACCTGCCCAGCCACAGTGATGCCGATATAGTGAATGCCGTCAATTACGGCAAACAGCTAAAACTATATCCGCTTGCCAAAGCCAAAAATCCCGGCCAAACAAAATATACAGACGTGAAAGATGTGCTTTACAATTCCGTCATCCCCTACAACAGCCGGTTTTTCATCTCCCTTGACCGCATTGTGCAAAGCCAGCCTATACTGGTGCGCGATAAGGCGATGATTGATAAACTAAAAAGCATAGGCATTGAAAAAGGGAAAGCCTATAACCCTGATGCACGAACCACCGAGATTCTGAATGCAGCGGCAAAAAGTGCGCATGACTATTTGGAAGCAATGCTTGAAAAGGGGTTTCCGCCGATAAATCCTGATGCAAAATGGGCTGTTCCCGCAATGCCGGAACTCGTCAAGGCGGGATCTTCGGGATATGCGGAATCTGATATTTATCCTACAGATGCCCGAGCACTGACCTATTCAATCGGTTATGTAGGCATAAAACGCCTGGGTACAGCACAAATATATCTTATTGCAGGAAAAGACAAGGAAGGCCGCGCGCTTGACGGCGATAAAACCTATATGCTCCACGTGCCTGCAAATGTACCAACCAAGCAATACTGGTCGGCAACAGTCTACGACCGTACAACACATTGCCTTATCAAAAATCTGCCGCGTGCAAGCAGAGCATCGAATGCGACAGAGATCCAAAAGAATACAGATGGCTCGGTTGATATTTACTTTGGCCCAAAATCTCCTGCAGGCAAAGAATCAAATTGGATTCCAACGGACCCTAAAGGAAAATTTGAAGTATTATTCAGGATTTACGGCCCGGAAAAACCTTTTTTCGAGAGGGTATGGAAACTTGGAGATATAGAAGAGGTTAAATAA
- a CDS encoding OmpA family protein produces the protein MKNYILFALTIICFSFDSYAQDSKLKSGDKKYDGYAYIDAIKTYERVADKGYKSEDLFKRLGNSYYFNSEFEGAAKWYGELFALNASPEAEYYYRYAQSLKAEGQVDKATLIMNEFIARYKNDSRAGRYNDDAHYLDEIRANSGRYKIEDAGINSKYSDYGSFVYDSKIYFASARDTGNFSQRKHKWTGEYFTNIYSADLDAQSGGALKVNKIKSEINSRFHESSPVFTKDGKTVYFTRNNYANGKKGKDAGKITLVRIYQARLENGKWIKVTALPFTSDNYSTAHPSLSPDEKTLYFASDMPGTFGQSDIYKVSINGNGSFGTPINLGKGINTEGKETFPYATSENEIYFASDGYPGLGGLDVFVGQIEDNGTISGIRNLGNDINSPKDDFAYIIDPVSRKGYFSSNKDGGQGSDDIYKFLETRRLKCLQELYGAITDSENGAVLPETKVTLYENQKIINSTVSNTSGQYSFSAECGKTYNVRAEKPDYATKELNITIGKAAGKTNLPIALDKSLCKVAVGDDLGKCFGIKMIYFDLDKSDIRSDAVFDLEKILDVLNQHPTMKLDIRSHTDSRATGSYNYSLSDRRVKSTINWLIKNGVDKNRLTGKGYGETQLVNKCADGVICGEEEHQKNRRSQFIVTAL, from the coding sequence ATGAAAAATTATATACTTTTCGCCTTAACGATAATCTGTTTTTCATTTGACAGCTATGCCCAAGATTCCAAATTGAAATCGGGGGATAAAAAATACGATGGCTATGCCTATATCGATGCCATAAAAACCTATGAAAGAGTAGCCGACAAGGGATACAAGTCTGAAGATCTGTTTAAGAGGCTCGGAAATTCCTATTATTTCAATTCTGAGTTTGAGGGAGCAGCCAAATGGTACGGAGAGTTATTCGCATTAAACGCTTCGCCCGAGGCCGAATATTATTACAGATACGCACAGTCTTTAAAAGCAGAAGGGCAGGTGGATAAAGCCACTTTAATCATGAATGAATTCATCGCAAGATACAAAAACGATTCCAGAGCAGGGCGCTATAATGATGATGCCCATTATCTGGATGAAATAAGAGCCAATTCAGGCCGCTACAAGATTGAAGATGCCGGCATCAATTCGAAATATTCGGATTACGGAAGTTTTGTCTACGATAGTAAAATATACTTTGCCTCGGCCAGAGATACAGGGAATTTCTCGCAGCGAAAGCACAAATGGACCGGAGAATACTTCACCAATATCTACAGTGCCGATCTTGATGCCCAAAGCGGCGGCGCGTTAAAAGTAAATAAAATCAAATCGGAGATCAACAGTCGTTTTCACGAATCATCTCCTGTTTTTACCAAAGACGGAAAAACGGTTTATTTTACCCGAAACAATTATGCCAACGGCAAAAAAGGCAAAGACGCTGGTAAAATTACGCTGGTAAGGATTTACCAGGCCAGACTTGAAAACGGAAAATGGATAAAAGTAACAGCGCTTCCCTTTACAAGCGATAATTACAGCACGGCACATCCTTCGCTGAGCCCGGATGAAAAAACGCTGTATTTTGCATCCGATATGCCGGGTACTTTTGGACAGTCGGATATTTACAAAGTCAGCATTAACGGAAACGGCAGTTTTGGGACGCCTATTAATCTAGGGAAAGGCATCAATACTGAAGGAAAAGAAACCTTTCCCTACGCAACCAGCGAAAACGAAATCTATTTTGCCTCAGACGGTTATCCCGGACTGGGCGGACTCGATGTATTTGTGGGACAGATTGAAGACAACGGAACCATAAGCGGTATTCGGAACCTTGGCAATGATATCAATTCACCTAAAGATGATTTCGCTTATATCATTGATCCCGTTTCCAGAAAAGGATATTTCAGTTCCAATAAAGACGGTGGGCAAGGTTCTGATGATATCTATAAATTTCTGGAAACAAGAAGGTTAAAATGCCTGCAGGAATTATATGGCGCCATAACAGATTCAGAAAACGGTGCTGTGCTTCCAGAAACAAAAGTGACTTTATACGAAAATCAAAAAATTATAAACTCAACGGTTTCCAATACATCGGGGCAGTACAGTTTTTCTGCAGAATGCGGCAAAACCTATAATGTAAGAGCCGAAAAACCGGATTACGCAACAAAAGAGTTAAATATAACTATTGGAAAAGCTGCCGGAAAAACCAATCTGCCAATCGCATTAGATAAATCGCTATGCAAAGTTGCAGTAGGGGACGACTTGGGAAAATGCTTTGGAATCAAAATGATTTACTTCGATCTCGATAAGTCTGATATCCGTTCTGATGCAGTATTCGATCTTGAAAAAATTCTGGATGTCTTGAATCAGCATCCAACAATGAAACTCGATATTCGCTCCCATACCGACAGCAGGGCGACGGGGTCATATAACTACTCTCTGTCTGACCGAAGAGTGAAATCAACTATAAACTGGCTCATAAAAAATGGAGTGGACAAAAATCGTTTAACAGGAAAAGGATATGGAGAGACCCAGCTTGTCAATAAGTGTGCAGATGGGGTGATATGCGGTGAAGAGGAACATCAGAAAAACAGAAGAAGCCAATTTATAGTAACCGCTCTGTAA
- a CDS encoding PorP/SprF family type IX secretion system membrane protein yields the protein MKTKFFSFVLILTAIAGYCQQDSQFTQYMYNTININPAYAGSRGALSIFGLYRTQWVGLDGAPQTSSFSINTPINNSNLGVGLSLVNDKIGPTNQNDISADISYTVRTSADFKLSFGIKGTANIFNLDINKLNPADQGDPQFQDLQNKFSPNVGAGVYWHSDKAYIGLSVPNFIETNRYDDNDVAIYKDKINYYLMGGYVLNLDKYQYYKFKPAILAKMVEGAPLQVDISANFMFIDRFVIGAAYRWSASLSAMAGFQITDGLYVGYGYDRETTKLNNYNSGSHEIFLRYEFFKNHGKMTTPRFF from the coding sequence ATGAAAACAAAGTTTTTTTCGTTCGTTTTGATTTTGACGGCAATTGCAGGATACTGCCAGCAGGATTCCCAATTTACGCAGTATATGTACAATACGATCAATATCAATCCAGCGTATGCGGGATCACGAGGCGCTTTAAGTATTTTTGGATTATACCGCACCCAGTGGGTTGGCTTAGATGGAGCGCCCCAGACAAGCAGCTTCTCGATCAATACGCCAATCAACAACAGCAATCTAGGGGTAGGGCTGTCGCTTGTAAACGACAAAATCGGACCGACCAACCAGAACGATATATCGGCAGACATATCCTATACTGTTCGGACTTCAGCTGATTTCAAGCTCTCTTTTGGGATAAAAGGAACTGCCAATATATTCAATCTGGATATCAATAAACTAAATCCCGCCGATCAGGGAGACCCGCAGTTTCAAGACCTTCAGAACAAGTTTTCTCCCAATGTGGGAGCAGGGGTTTACTGGCATTCTGACAAGGCTTATATAGGGCTTTCGGTTCCTAATTTTATCGAAACCAACAGGTACGATGATAATGATGTTGCCATTTATAAGGACAAAATCAATTATTATTTAATGGGGGGCTATGTCCTTAATCTTGATAAGTACCAGTATTATAAATTCAAACCTGCTATACTGGCCAAAATGGTAGAAGGAGCGCCGCTTCAGGTTGATATTTCTGCCAATTTTATGTTTATTGACAGATTTGTAATCGGAGCTGCCTACAGATGGAGCGCCTCATTAAGCGCAATGGCTGGATTTCAGATCACTGACGGATTGTATGTAGGTTATGGATATGATCGTGAAACCACAAAACTGAACAATTATAATTCAGGATCGCACGAGATATTCCTACGTTATGAATTCTTTAAAAATCATGGCAAAATGACAACTCCCCGTTTCTTCTAA